Sequence from the Enhydrobacter sp. genome:
ATGCTCGATGCCCGCATATAGATCCTCCTCATTCTCGCGAATGATGACCACATCCATGCCGGGATGCTTCGTCGCGATAAAGGGTTGATAGGCGACGCAGGGCCGGACGTTGGCGAACAGGCCGAGGGTCTTGCGCACCGTCACGTTGAGGCTCTTGTAGCCGCCGCCCTGCGGCGTCGTGATCGGCGCCTTGTAGAAGACCCTGGTGCGCCGCAGGCTATCCCAGGCTTCCGGTCCGATCCCGGAGGTGTTGCCTGAAAGATAGAGGCGCTCTCCGATATCGATCGGTTCGATGGCGATGTTCGCGCCGGCCCGAATCAGGACCTTGAGGCTGGCTTTCATGATCTCCGGCCCGATGCCGTCACCGAAGGCGACTGTGACCGGAACGGCGCCATGCCTCCCGGACGGGTTCTCCAAGTCGGTAAGGCCTTCCAACATGAGCCGAGTGCTCATCATCGATCCCTCCTAGTGCGTCTCTGAACGAAGGCAGGATAGAGACCAAGGATGAATTGTTGAAATTGATTGTTCTCGACGCTAAGATTGCGATCGTCAATGACATCATGGATGCGTGCATGAATATCCATCCCGACCTCTTGCGCGCTTTCGTGACCGTTGTGGAATGCGGAGGGTTCTCGCGGGCCGCCGAGCGGCTGCGGCGCGGCCAGTCGGCCATCTCGCTGCAAATGAAGCGTTTGGAGGACAGCCTCGGGGCGAAGCTGCTCGAACGGACTCCCCGACACCTGTCGCTGACAAGCGAGGGAGAGTTGCTGCTGGACCACGCCCGGCGCCTGTTGCGCCTCAACGACGAGTTGGTCGGGCGCTTTACCGAGCGCGAACTTTCCGGCGTCGTTCGCCTCGGAGCGCCAGAGGACTTCGCGACCAGCCACCTGCCGAGCGTGCTGGCCAAGTTCGCGCGCGCCCATCCCCGGGTTGCCCTGGAAGTGACCTGCGAGTTGACGCTCGAGGTATTCGAGCGCTTCCGGGCTGGCGGTCTCGAGATCGCGCTGGTCAAACGGGAGCCCTCAGGCGCGATGGGCGGCATCCGCGTGTGGCGGGAACCGCTGGTCTGGGTCGCCGCCGACCGGCAGATCGCAGAGACAGAGGGCCCGCTTCCGCTCATCGTCTCGCCGCGGCCGTGCGTCTACCGCAAGCGGGCAACCGATACGCTCGACACGATGGGGCGCCTTTGGCGTGTCGCCTATACGTGCGGCTCCTTGGCCGGCACGCACGCAGCCGTTCGTGCGGGCCTCGGCATCACCGTGTTGCCAAAGGAGATGGTGCCAACGGATCTCGCCATTCTCAACGATGAAGCTCTTGGACTTCCCGACCTGAAGGACACGGAGATGGCGCTGATCGAGGCACCTGACCTGAACCCCGCTGCTGCCCGGCTGCGAGACACGATCGTTCGAGAGCTTGAACATTGAGGCGTGCTTCACTTTGATGGCCAGTCGCACCCGTAACGCGATGTCATGGATTCGTTGATCGTCTTCTCAAGAGTCCGCACTTGGGCTACTGTACATTTGGGGTGGTGCACTGCGCTGAAGCGTAGATCAGTACCTACCCCTAATCTCGCGACAGGCGGGGGAGGAGCCAACGATGAATTTCTCGGGCAGGAACCTCTGGTTAGGTTTGATCGCCTTAGCCGTGGTGTTGATCGTGATCGGCTATGCCACTGGCTGGTTCGGCTTCGGTGGCTCACCGCAACCCGCGCCGCCGCAATAAGAACCCGCTTCGAACCTTGGCAGATGCCGTTTGGCAACGGCCGTCGTCATTGATCGAGAAGTTTCTCTTTGCCATTAAGTGCGGCCTGAGCGTCCAGTAGTTCGTCGCGACCGATACCCGCCTCAACGTGCGGATGCAGCGCGTGCACCTCTCGTATTTTCCGGAAGACCAGTTGAAGTAGATCCTCTTGTAGGGGCAGGCGGACACGCACATGCGTCAGCCGCGGCACTTATGCTGGTCTATGAGGACGACACCGTCCTCCTCGCGCTTGTAGATCTCGGTTTCGTCGTTCTCAGCCCACCATCTGCGATCGGTCGTAGTGGCTTTGCGGAGTTTCGGATGCCGGCGGACGCTGCCGC
This genomic interval carries:
- a CDS encoding LysR family transcriptional regulator, whose amino-acid sequence is MDACMNIHPDLLRAFVTVVECGGFSRAAERLRRGQSAISLQMKRLEDSLGAKLLERTPRHLSLTSEGELLLDHARRLLRLNDELVGRFTERELSGVVRLGAPEDFATSHLPSVLAKFARAHPRVALEVTCELTLEVFERFRAGGLEIALVKREPSGAMGGIRVWREPLVWVAADRQIAETEGPLPLIVSPRPCVYRKRATDTLDTMGRLWRVAYTCGSLAGTHAAVRAGLGITVLPKEMVPTDLAILNDEALGLPDLKDTEMALIEAPDLNPAAARLRDTIVRELEH